From one Rhizobium rosettiformans genomic stretch:
- a CDS encoding response regulator transcription factor: MRILVVEDDVNLNRQLVEALQEAGYVVDKAFDGEEGHFLGETEPYDAVILDIGLPEMDGITVLEKWRAASRVMPVLILTARDRWSDKVAGIDAGADDYVTKPFHVEEVLARIRALIRRAAGHASSEIVCGPVRLDTKSSKATVEGVTLKLTSHEYRLLSYLMHHMGEVVSRTELVEHLYDQDFDRDSNTIEVFVGRLRKKLGIDMIETVRGLGYRIQAPAK, from the coding sequence ATGCGCATTCTCGTCGTCGAAGACGATGTCAATCTGAACCGCCAGCTCGTCGAGGCCCTGCAGGAAGCGGGCTATGTCGTCGACAAGGCTTTCGATGGCGAGGAAGGCCATTTCCTCGGCGAAACCGAACCCTATGACGCTGTTATCCTCGACATCGGCCTTCCCGAGATGGACGGTATAACCGTGCTGGAGAAATGGCGCGCGGCAAGCCGTGTCATGCCGGTGCTGATCCTGACGGCCCGCGACCGCTGGTCGGACAAGGTGGCCGGCATCGACGCAGGCGCCGACGACTATGTCACCAAGCCTTTTCATGTCGAGGAAGTGCTTGCCCGCATCCGCGCCCTGATCCGCCGGGCGGCAGGCCATGCATCCTCAGAGATCGTCTGCGGACCCGTGCGGCTTGACACAAAGAGCTCCAAGGCGACCGTTGAAGGCGTGACGCTGAAGCTCACCTCGCACGAATACCGGCTTCTGTCCTATCTGATGCATCACATGGGCGAAGTCGTATCGCGCACCGAACTGGTCGAGCATCTCTACGACCAAGATTTCGACCGCGATTCCAACACGATCGAGGTTTTTGTCGGTCGTCTGCGCAAGAAGCTCGGTATCGACATGATCGAAACCGTGCGCGGCCTCGGCTATCGCATCCAAGCCCCGGCGAAATGA